The DNA window TTTTTCACAATCCGCATCACAAAAACATCCATCATAATCATCACAAGTTGTTGTACAATCACTTAAAGATTTCTTAAGGCCATCACCAATCTTTAACCTTAAAGTTGTTGATTCTTCGAGTTCATATTTATATTTTGCACTAACTTTAACATACTTCGTAACTAACGGAATGTTGTTCAATAAACTGCGGGCAGATTCAATATCTTTAGCAAAAATTCGACAATTATAAGTTTTAGCAGAAGCAATGCCCCCTGAACCAATAACTTGTTTTTTTCCAATATCGTTTAATAAGTAATTATTTTCCTCACCTTCAACAAAATCAAATAAAGGACATTCAAAGACTAACTCTTTAGGTATTATAACCCTTAATTCTTCAATCCCTGAAACTTTTCCATTCCATTTATTTTCAATGGTAATCCCTAACCTATACGTCCTTTGTTGTTCAGATTCAGATAAACTCACTGTTAAAGGTAATTCATCTATAATGCCAAGCCCAATCATAATCGGACCACCTGTATATACAGCGACAGGCTTTTTATCGGTGATTTTATATTCATCCAATGGATTAAGTTTTTGTCTTTTCATATCCCGTAATTTTTGAGTTTCCATAAAATAAGTTTTAATGTACGATTTTGTTACAAATGGAAATCTGACTTTAAAATCAACTACCTCTGAACCATCTTTAATTTTGACAAGATCGTTTTTATCAGCAGGAATATTGCAATCAACAGCAGTGCTTCCGCCTTGGATATCAAATAAATTTAAACTGGGAGGGTTGACTCTGCCTGATACATGTTTATTAGTTAAATTACATTCTAGTTCAACTTTTTGATTTAATTCGCAGTCTTCTTTATTTTTATACAGCCGATTTTGCGAGCTATAATAATCTTTTAATTCTTCTCCAGTATAACCTAAATTTAAAATCTCTTCTTCGTTTAAATAACTTTCACAGTCATCAACATCTAAACTTGCTCCCTCTATCTGGCCAAATATTTCAATTGGTACTGGCGGACCTTGACTTGATTCACCCAAATAATATTCTTTTTCTCCTGATTTCACTTCTTTCAAAAAAACTCCTAAATTTTTATTAGCATATTTGTCTACGTTGCCAGTATAATAATCACCGGTTGCAATTGCTTTTTGTCTTTCCCACCATTTTTCAAATGTACTCGGAATTCCTTTTAGCCAAATTCCGATTTTTGCCAACAAAGTGGGTGCTTGTTCTAATGCTTGAGATCCAGTTTGAACAACAGTGCCGGGCAAATTGCCTGCATTTGTGTAGAGCCCGGGTAATCCGGGGATATTCAAAGAACCAATTAAAACAAAAAATCCCATAAATACAGTGCCCATAATTAAAAAAATCGGAATAAAACCTAATTTTTGTAATTTGCCGCTATACCACAGTATTAAAAAAACTACGAGAATAAATGAACCAATAAGCCCTAAAGAACCGCCAAACATTAACATCGCCCCCATTAAAATCATTGTAGCAAATACTATCAAAACTTTATTAAATGAAACAGTTGTTTGATTAGGCACAAGCATAGATTGGACTTGTGTTGTTTGCTGTGTTGTTTGCTGCGCAATAGGAGTCTGGGACTGGCTGTTTGGATCACTCAAGAACAGATTATAAACAATTAAACTATAAAATGGGAATGCATCTAAACCGGGAATAAATTCAAAAAATAATTCTTTTTTTATGGAAAACCCCATTAAAGGCAAAAGGATTGTGTTGGCAATAGTTAAGATTGCTTCAACGACTTCCAAAATAAATGCTAAACTTCCCCAACTAAAAAAATCCAAAATAATTCTCAATATTGAAAAATAATCCGAGATTCCTGCAAAGAAAATGGCAATCTTATATTTGATATTGCCTTTATTAAATATTTCCCATAATGTAAACGGATTTAAAACGGTGAATAAATTGACCAAACTATTAGAGCCACTTGCTGTTGCCATTACCTATCCTCTTTTTTAACTCTTTCTTTGATTTAAAGCTCATCATTTGAAATTTATAGTTTTAAATTTTGAAAATTTATTTTTTCATTTTTTTAACCAAATTTTTAACTCACTAATATCATAACTGCCTTCAGGCACAATTTTCACCGAATTAAAATCTTCATCTACAAACGAACTTATTTTTGTAATATATTTAACATCACTAGTATCAAAAGATTTAATATTATTATTAATATATATTCTGCCCTCTCTTGATTCGTATTCATCTGTAAACTTTAATTGTAAGTATACATCATAACCTCTGTTGGTCAAATTGTACATTTGATCTTCATTTAAATCAAAATAATAAATCGGATTCTTTTTATTTTTCAGTTCGGTATCAAACCTAATCCTGTCAATATTATATTGGCCATCAGCAATTTCAAAATCAATAGCATTGCTTCCTGCTACAACTTGTTCAGGAGATATTTCAAACCGGTTAACATATCCGCAATTAGGCAAACCTGAAAATACTTTTACACCGTTCAACTTTACAGTTAAAGTATCAGCATCTGCGCTGCAGTAAGGATAAAAATAAAGTTCCCCTCTTCTCATGATAGCTCTCTCATCATAATCCATATAAAATAATGTTGAAGTTTCTTTATGTGAAATATCAGTTACATCTGCCCTAAGTTCCACACCAGTAAGCTCATAATCATTTTTTAAGAAAAATAATATCCCGGGACCTGTAACATCAAACTCTAAAAGATTAGCTTCTTTGAGTAAAGATTTCCTTAAAAAGATAGGTTCAATTGAGCCCTCAACATTCTTATTTAATATTTCTTCACCATTTAACCTTATAATTAAATCTCCTTCAGCTGTTAACACATTAAAACTTAAAAGGACATTATCTATATTATCTAAATCTTTTATAAAAAAAGGCACAGATTTCAACTTTTCACTAAATACAGACCTTGCAATAGCAATTCCACCAAAGTTTTCTAATAATTGCCCTTCTGTCCGTACATAAAGATTTAAACTTGAGATGGTATGTGAAAACGAAGAACTTCCTTCTTCAGTAACCATTCCTAAATTTTCAAGCAATAATACAGACCCCCCTGCTGTAACTTCGCCAGATTCAGAATCATTTCCGTAATCGCTTCCGTCAAGGATACTTTGACGTATTGCTGGAGGTATAAACAAAAGGTAAACTAAAATTGATAATGCAATTAATGAAACTAAAATAGCAGCCCCGCCGCCGCCTTCTTGAGCCTTTTTTTTAAACATTTGATATCACCTACTAAATATATATAGTATATTATTGATACTAAATCTATTTAAATCTTCTCCTTTTATAGATATAAATAACATGAAAATTATCAATAAAAATCTGAGCAAAGGCTTTGTAAAGATACAAATTACGAACCGCGATGATTTATGGTATTTAAGCCAATTAATTTCTCCGGGGGATATTATCAGTGGCAAAACCATCAGAAAAATCAAATTAGGAGAATCAGGCGATAGAAAAATAGCCATTATTAAAAAATCGGTTTATATCAAGATTAACGTTGAAAAATTAGAGTACACTGCTGAATCTTTAAGAGTGCTAGGACCAATTATTGAAGGCCCTGAAGATATAGCAAAAGGAAGTTACCACTCATTTAATCTTGAAGAAAATTCCTGTATAAGTATCCAAAAACAAAGATGGTACACTTACCAAATCAAAAAGTTACAAGAAGCATCTGAACCAATACTGCCAAAAATTTTAATATGTGTTATGGATAGAGAAGAAGCATATTTCGCAATTTCTGAACAATCAGGTTACAAATTATTATCATCAGTTGAGGGAGATGTAGAAAAAAAAGATAAAAGAGCAGTTGAAAAAAACACTTTTTATCAAGACATTATTAATAATATTAATGAATATGTTTCAAGATACAAAATTGAAAAAGTTCTTTTAGCCAGCCCTGCTTTTTGGAAGGATGAAGTAATTAAATTAATATCAGATCCGGAATTAAGAAAAAGAATTACACTTGTAACCTGTTCAGCTGCAAAGGAAACAACAATAAATGAAGTACTGAAAAGGCCTGAAACTCAACAGGTGCTTAGACAGGACAGAGTGGCTAAAGAAATTATTATTGTTGAAGAATTATTAAAAGAAATATCTATCGACGGCAAATCAGCTTATGGATTGATAGAAGTAAAAAATGCATCCGATTTAGGGGCAATACGAGAATTATTGATAACGGATAAATTCATCCAAAAAGCCAGATTAGATAACGTCTATAACGAAATTGATAAAATTCTAAAACTAATTGATAAAAGCCAAGGTAATATAAACATCATATCATCTACACATGATGGCGGTAAAAAATTAGACGGCCTTGGGGGTATAGCTGCAATTCTAAGATATAGATTAAACTATTAAATTTCTTAAAATATAAATTAAAAATCAAGCGCGAAAAATTAGTTCTTTCCCACGATGCTAAATTAATTCATTTATAGTTCCTCTTGATATACTAAAAAAGCAACAAAACCAAAACTAATCTTTTAAAAATATACTTTATTATTACCTTAAACTATATTACCTTAAAACCAAACATTTATATAAGTGCTGCATCTATTTAATAATAAGAAAATAGGGGATAATAAATGATAGTTAAAGAAGAATTTTTAAATAATCTTAGACGATATTTTGCGCTTAATCTTTATGAGGCAAAAGTTTGGGCAGCTCTCCTTTCAAGAGGAGTCTCAACTGCAGGTGAACTTTCTGATATTGCCAATGTACCAAGATCTAGATCTTATGACATTTTGGAATCACTTGAAAAAAAAGGTTTCGTTGTAATGAAATTAGGCAAGCCGATTAAATATTTAGCAGTTTCACCCCCCGAAGTAATTAATCGCGTTAAAAAAAATATGAAAAATGAAGCGGATGAAAAAATAAAAAGACTTGACAACCTAAAAGATACAGAGTTATTAGAAGAACTTAACACTCTGCATAATCAAGGTATTGAAGTGATAGAACCCAGCGATTTTGCAGGTTCACTAAAGGGCCGAAGAAACTTATATGATCATTTAGAAGAATCAATCAGGAAAGCTGAAAATAAGGTTAATATAATGACCACTTCTCAGGGCCTTATTAGAAAAATTGAAAGCCTTAAACAAGCTTTTCAAGAATTAAAAAATAAAGGAGTCAATATAAGAATTGCTGCGCCTTTAGACAATGAATCTAGAAAATTAATACAGGAAGAATTAAAAGGATTAGCCGAGATTAAAGAAATACAAGACATAAATGCAAGATTCTGCACAGTTGATGGCAAAGAAGTAACCTTTATGGTATTAGACGATAAAGACGTACATCCTAATTATGATATAGGAATCTGGAGCCATAGTAAATATTTTGCAAGTGCGCTAGACTGTTTATTTGATATTGCTTGGAAACGATAAAAATCTATTCAGCATATAAAATTTAACATCAAGAATATATGTATAGCTATTGCTAATCTGTGAAGTTAACTATATTCAAAAAATAAAATTTATTCTTCCAAATAAATTTCAACATTCGATTGAGCTTTTAATTGAGTTATATAAATTAAAAATATCTGATTGCGTTTCTCACCTTCAATAGCAGACTTAAGTTGCTCTTTAATTTCATCAAACCTCGCAACTTCTTCTGGAAATTTATCTTCTACAAGTATAATATGATAACCAAATTTAGTTAATACTGGTCCAGAAACTTGCCCGACAGGTGTTGAAAAAGCAACTTTTGTAAAGTTTTCATCCATACCGTATCTGCCAAATATACCTAACTCTCCGCCATTAACAGCGTTGGGTTCTTCAGAATATTTCCTAGCCAGTTCAGTAAAATCTTCACCAGCTTCAACTCTTTCTTGCAATTCTGTAATGCGAGCAAGAGCTTCATCTTCTTTTCCATCTTCAGGAACTATTAAAATATGCTTTGCTTTAACTCTTTCAGGTTGAACAAAAAATTTAAAGTTAGTATCATAATAATCTTTTAAATCTAACTCTGAAATTGAAAAGTTACTAAACAAAGTTTTTTCTAAGAAAGAGTCAATTAAAAGTTTATTTTTTAAAGAGACTAAAAATTGTTCTAATTTAAGACCCTGTTCAATTAAGTAATTCCCAAACTCAGAATCATTCATAGCCAGCTCATCTTTAATCGTCTGTAATACTTTAATTAATTCATCTTCCGTTACAACAAACTTCGCTGCATGCGCAGCATCAATCAATAAAAATTCTTCTATCATTCTATTAAGTACATCTTCCTTAGTGATATTTAATGCTTGATAATAATCAGATAAAGGATCATATTTTTGGTTTAATTCTTCCAAAGTGATTTTATGGTCTCCAAAACTTGCTGCAAGACCAGTATTATCATATACAACTGCGCCAGTATAATTTTTTGAAACAAGCACAACACTTACAACTAATAAAAGCAAAAAAATAATACGGCCATACTTTAATTTAAATTTCTTTTTTTTATAATCATCAAAGCAATTATTTAATTCCATCAAAATCCCACTTAATGAATTATTTAAATTAAACTTATAAATAAAGATTTCTCTACTCCCGTATCTATCTATAGTGTTGTCCAAAAAGTCAATTGTCTGTATATTAATATCAAAAAATCCGCTTAATCTCTGCAAGAATTCTCTTGCTCATCTAATGAAATGTGAGCACACTAATCGATAATAGAATAACTTTAGACAAGGCCTATCACAATAAAGCTTTTATATTAATAAACCAATAGTAAAAGAATGACTTATGATATAGTTATTGGAAGAAAGAAATCAGATATTGAAAAATATGGAAAAAAGGGCACGATTTTTTTTGCAAGACAATTTGTACAAATGGGACAAATAACTTCATTGGCAAATAACCTTTATTTTGATGTATCTAAATCCCATGTGGTATTTGTTTGTGGAAAAAGAGGGGGAGGAAAATCCTATACAATGGGAGTCATAGCTGAAGGCATTGCAAACCTTGAACCTGAAATTGCCAAAAATCTTAGCGCAATATTCCTGGATACAATGGGCATTTACTGGACAATGAAATATCCCAATCATAAAGATGACACGTTATTAAAAGAATGGGGACTTGAAGGTAAAAGTTTAAACGTACAAATATTTACTCCTGTTGGATACTTCAAAGAATATAAAGAAAGAGGGATCCCTACAGATTATCCTTATTCAATAAAACCTAACGAACTTTCTGCGCAAGATTGGATGATGAGTTTTAGATTAGATGCAACCAACCCTGTATCAGTTTTGATAGAAGCGGCTATTGAAGAAATTAAAAAAAATAAAAAAGAATATGATATTGAGGACATATTAAAACAACTCAAATCTGATCAAAATTCTGAACCGCATTTTATACAAGCAGCTGTTAACCATTTTAAAAGCGCAATATCCTGGGGTGTATTTAGTAAAGATGGTACACCATTCAAAGATTTAGTAATGGGCGGCAAAATTACAGTAATTGATGTAAGTTGTTATGCAACGATCCCTAATGGCTGGGAAATTAAATCTTTAGTTATTGGGCTAATTGCGCAAAAACTGTTCATTGACAGGATGGTCTCTAGAAAAAATGAAGAATTTCGCGCGATTCAGAGCGCTGAACATTATTTTAGGCAAGTAGAAACATATGAACAAAAACCACTAGTGTGGCTAATCATTGACGAAGCTCATGAATTCTTACCTAACCTTGGCAAAACAAGCGCAACTGATTCGCTTGTTACTATACTAAGAGAAGGAAGACAGCCCGGTATTTCTTTAATCCTCGCAACACAGCAGCCCGGAAAGATCCATACTGATGTGATGACTCAATCAGACATAATAATCAGTCACAGGATTACGGCAAGAATAGATATAGATGCGCTTAGTATGTTAACTCAGTCATATATGCGTGAAGACCTTGGAAAGCAATTTGCAGCTTTACCAAGATTGGTGGGTTCAGCTGTTATACTAGATGACCAAAATGAAAGAATTTATCAAGTAAAAATTAGACCAAGGTTTACATGGCACGGCGGCGAAGCACCATCTGCGTTAATAGACATAACCCCTGGCAACATAGACCTAAAAAATAAAGAAAATCTAGAAAACATATTTTAATTATCAATTAAATTTATACACCACCAGTGAAATACACTGATGGAAAATGCAATTTTAGTTAAAAAAAGTTTTTGCAGCATATTTTAATTCTTCAACTTTATTTAATTGTTCCCAAGGAAACTCATTCCTTCCAAAATGACCATATGCCGCAGTTTCCTTATACCATGGCTTTTTCAAGTCAAGCTCTTTAATAATCGCAGCAGGCCTAAAATCAAAAACCGTTTCAACCACCTTACTTAAATACTTATCAGAAAGCTTTCCCGTGCCAAAACTATACACCGTAATATTATGCGGTTTTGCAACTCCGATAGTATAAGCAACATGAATTTCGCACCTATCAGCTAAACCAGATGCAACAATATTTTTTGCAACATACCTGCAATAATATGCCGCGCTCCTATCAACTTTACTAGGATCTTTACCAGAAAATGCTCCGCCTCCATGTCTCCCCATGCCCCCATAAGTATCAACAATAATTTTTCTGCCAGTTAACCCTGCGTCACCATTCGGTCCTCCAATCACAAATTTACCTGTCGCATTAATATAAAATTCAGTATTCTCATCAATATATTTACCGCACACGGGTTTTATAATTTTTTCTAAAACATCACGCTTAATTTCCTCATATGGTCTTTCTTCATGTTGAGTTGCAATTGTTACAGATACAACCCGCTTAGGTTTATTATCCTCATATTCAACCGTAACTTGACTTTTCCCATCTGGACGTAAATATATAATTTCACCTGTTTTTCTTGCCCTTGTCAAATATTGTGTTAACTTATGCGCCAATGAAATTGGAAGAGGCATTAACTCCGGAGTTTCATTTACAGCATAACCAAACATCAAACCCTGATCACCTGCGCCCTGTTCCTTAAACAAGCCTTGGCCTTCAGTGACTCCTTGCGAAATGTCAGGACTTTGCGCATGAACTTTTACGTCAACTTTACATGTTTCAGCATTAAATCCTATATCATCATGCACATAACCTATCCCTTTAATTGTGTCCCTTACAATTTTCTCATAATTAAGTATAGCATTAGTCGTAATTTCGCCCATTAAAAGAATATAATCCGTTGTTGTTGCAGTTTCACAAGCTACTCTGCTGTTTGGATCCTGCAAAAGTGCTGCGTCTAATACAGCATCTGACACTTTATCACAAATTTTATCAGGATGGCCTTCAGTCACGCTTTCAGAACTAAATAAATAATTTCCTTGCATATAAATCACCTTTTTAATCTTCTCAATAAATCTAAACTATAATTATCAGCGCCTAACAAATAAAGTTGCACACCCGGAGCCCCTTTTTCTTTTAATTCATGACATAATTTAAAAGTATGGTCTAAACCTATCTGTTTACCTTCTTCTTTTGTAACGCTTTTAAATAAATTTTGAAGATTGTCCGGTACAGTTACATAAAATGGTTCTTTTTCAGCAGTTAGACAATTATCATACGACTTAATCATCCACACACCAGGAATTATGGGGATTGAAATACCGGCATCTCTGCATTTTTCTACAAATATAAAATAAATTTCAGCATCAAAAAGCATTTGGGTTATTGCAAACTTTGCGCCCGCATCCTGTTTCTGCTTTAGCCTTAAAACTGCTGTAGAAATATTTTTATCAACGCCATAACCTTCCGGATATGCCGCGCCACCAATGCAAAAATTATTCAATTTCGTCAAATGCGCAATCAAATCTGTTGCATATCTATAATCAATTAAATAATCCTCTACGACTGCGCCTTCTTTTTTTTTCTCCATTGACAAATCACCCCTTAATGCAAGAATATTCTCAAGTTCAAGATGATGCATATTAACAACTTCTTCTTCGATCCTTTCTTTATCATACCCCAAACAGGTTAAATGCACTATACAATTTTTACCAGTCCAATCTTGGACTTTATGCGCCAATGAAATAGTGCCTTTTTTCAGTCTGTTGCCAGCTGCCCCCATCGTCATGCTATAAAAATCTACACCCAACTGATTAAATGCTGCAACAGTCTCTTTTAATTTGCATATATCAAATCCTCCGTTCGGAGGCGCAAGTTCAACTGACAGGGTAAACTCATTTTTTCTTAATATATCAAGCAGCGTCATACCAAATTAACGCCGTTAAATAGTATAAATAAACTTTTGATTAAAATATTCCGATAAGAATATAAATAAACTCGGACTTTTTATGAATATGCAAAATATATCCGAAATTAAAAGATTAAGAAAAAGTTTAAACTTAACACAAAAAGAGCTAGCCAATAAAGCTCAAGTTTCTCAATCATTGATAGCAAAAATTGAAGCGGACAAAATTGATCCAACATATTCTAAAACTATGCAAATATTTAACGCGCTTAATAACATTATCATCAAAGAAAAAATCCAAATTAAAGATATAATGCAAAAAGAAATTATTTCAATTAAGCCTGAAACTCTAATATTAGAAACTATCCAAATTATGAAGAACTATCAAATATCTCAGATGCCTATAGTAAGTAATCACCCAATTGGACTTATAACTGAAAGCATACTCCTTGAAAAATTATCAACAATTAACACTGACAAACTAAGTAAAATCAAAGTTAGAGAAATTATGGACGAATGCCCTCCTATAATAAGCCCTGAATGCCCAATTGAATTAGTTACAAATTTATTAAAACATTATCCAATGATATTAATAAAAGACAAAGAAAAATTATCCGGTCTGATTACAAAAGCAGACATATTAAACGCTTTTTCAAAAAAATAAGTCAAACAAAAACAAGTTATCTCTTCCACCACTCACAACCCACTGCACATAAATAACCCGGGGTAAATGATATTTAATTTTTTTTACGCTTTTTTGCGGGCTTCTTTTTAACAACTTTCTTAACCGCTTTTCCCATTTTCTTTTTAGCAATATTCCTGATAACTTTTTTCACGGGAATTGTTTTTAAAGTGCTAAAAGTTTTAATTGATTTAAGCGCAGCTAATGCAAAAATTGCAAACATTAACATAAAAAGTAAACCCCATGTTAAATCTAAAAATGAATATATAACAGCATAAAGGCTAACAAAAAAACCAACTACTCCTACAACTAAGAAAGAAGCCGAGAAAGGTTGTCTTACAAATCCATGATCATCCATATTTTTATACACCTCTTTTTTTAAACATAACAATAAAATTAGGAGAATCTATTTTAAATACCTTTCTATATTAGGGCGCTGTCCAGAGTAGTTTCATTGTCAATTAGTATCTTCAGATTTAACAATGACTATAATGCTGTCATTTCGCTTCATTCCGCAGTTAAAAGTTAAACTTTTAACGACCGTTCTTGGCTACTTTATGTTTCAAACATCGGAATTCCATTTGTCTTAAGTCACTTCGTTCCTAACTTACAACAAAATTGTAAGTATTGACAAGTGATTTCACTACTGATGATTATTTTAGAATTTCGACTGTGCTCAAAATACGGCAGGGGGTGAGCAAAGCGAACATGCTATTCGTACCCAAGAATCTTTGATTCTGGGCACAGAAATGGCTCAGCC is part of the Candidatus Woesearchaeota archaeon genome and encodes:
- a CDS encoding methylenetetrahydrofolate reductase, translating into MTLLDILRKNEFTLSVELAPPNGGFDICKLKETVAAFNQLGVDFYSMTMGAAGNRLKKGTISLAHKVQDWTGKNCIVHLTCLGYDKERIEEEVVNMHHLELENILALRGDLSMEKKKEGAVVEDYLIDYRYATDLIAHLTKLNNFCIGGAAYPEGYGVDKNISTAVLRLKQKQDAGAKFAITQMLFDAEIYFIFVEKCRDAGISIPIIPGVWMIKSYDNCLTAEKEPFYVTVPDNLQNLFKSVTKEEGKQIGLDHTFKLCHELKEKGAPGVQLYLLGADNYSLDLLRRLKR
- a CDS encoding M15 family metallopeptidase; amino-acid sequence: MATASGSNSLVNLFTVLNPFTLWEIFNKGNIKYKIAIFFAGISDYFSILRIILDFFSWGSLAFILEVVEAILTIANTILLPLMGFSIKKELFFEFIPGLDAFPFYSLIVYNLFLSDPNSQSQTPIAQQTTQQTTQVQSMLVPNQTTVSFNKVLIVFATMILMGAMLMFGGSLGLIGSFILVVFLILWYSGKLQKLGFIPIFLIMGTVFMGFFVLIGSLNIPGLPGLYTNAGNLPGTVVQTGSQALEQAPTLLAKIGIWLKGIPSTFEKWWERQKAIATGDYYTGNVDKYANKNLGVFLKEVKSGEKEYYLGESSQGPPVPIEIFGQIEGASLDVDDCESYLNEEEILNLGYTGEELKDYYSSQNRLYKNKEDCELNQKVELECNLTNKHVSGRVNPPSLNLFDIQGGSTAVDCNIPADKNDLVKIKDGSEVVDFKVRFPFVTKSYIKTYFMETQKLRDMKRQKLNPLDEYKITDKKPVAVYTGGPIMIGLGIIDELPLTVSLSESEQQRTYRLGITIENKWNGKVSGIEELRVIIPKELVFECPLFDFVEGEENNYLLNDIGKKQVIGSGGIASAKTYNCRIFAKDIESARSLLNNIPLVTKYVKVSAKYKYELEESTTLRLKIGDGLKKSLSDCTTTCDDYDGCFCDADCEKGGYKTEAVFEKNCNGDYIVLNSVRCILGLLSGSECGMVSSSDVSTANNSKPGSISGSNLKVLSRYGNPSQMEQVYGPYCDVKNYPIISYSIIGDMSLNPKAESAFKTALALIEQDGYGGLIKKDSGWGHYICRNVRGGTTFSAHAWGVAVDINVHMGPNAKRSADGKSIEDYDKLESTNFKIGGAYEPLKFLADNYFIPAGIAWGGYWQEPDPMHFEAT
- a CDS encoding ATP-binding protein, whose protein sequence is MTYDIVIGRKKSDIEKYGKKGTIFFARQFVQMGQITSLANNLYFDVSKSHVVFVCGKRGGGKSYTMGVIAEGIANLEPEIAKNLSAIFLDTMGIYWTMKYPNHKDDTLLKEWGLEGKSLNVQIFTPVGYFKEYKERGIPTDYPYSIKPNELSAQDWMMSFRLDATNPVSVLIEAAIEEIKKNKKEYDIEDILKQLKSDQNSEPHFIQAAVNHFKSAISWGVFSKDGTPFKDLVMGGKITVIDVSCYATIPNGWEIKSLVIGLIAQKLFIDRMVSRKNEEFRAIQSAEHYFRQVETYEQKPLVWLIIDEAHEFLPNLGKTSATDSLVTILREGRQPGISLILATQQPGKIHTDVMTQSDIIISHRITARIDIDALSMLTQSYMREDLGKQFAALPRLVGSAVILDDQNERIYQVKIRPRFTWHGGEAPSALIDITPGNIDLKNKENLENIF
- a CDS encoding TrmB family transcriptional regulator, producing MIVKEEFLNNLRRYFALNLYEAKVWAALLSRGVSTAGELSDIANVPRSRSYDILESLEKKGFVVMKLGKPIKYLAVSPPEVINRVKKNMKNEADEKIKRLDNLKDTELLEELNTLHNQGIEVIEPSDFAGSLKGRRNLYDHLEESIRKAENKVNIMTTSQGLIRKIESLKQAFQELKNKGVNIRIAAPLDNESRKLIQEELKGLAEIKEIQDINARFCTVDGKEVTFMVLDDKDVHPNYDIGIWSHSKYFASALDCLFDIAWKR
- a CDS encoding mRNA surveillance protein pelota, which gives rise to MKIINKNLSKGFVKIQITNRDDLWYLSQLISPGDIISGKTIRKIKLGESGDRKIAIIKKSVYIKINVEKLEYTAESLRVLGPIIEGPEDIAKGSYHSFNLEENSCISIQKQRWYTYQIKKLQEASEPILPKILICVMDREEAYFAISEQSGYKLLSSVEGDVEKKDKRAVEKNTFYQDIINNINEYVSRYKIEKVLLASPAFWKDEVIKLISDPELRKRITLVTCSAAKETTINEVLKRPETQQVLRQDRVAKEIIIVEELLKEISIDGKSAYGLIEVKNASDLGAIRELLITDKFIQKARLDNVYNEIDKILKLIDKSQGNINIISSTHDGGKKLDGLGGIAAILRYRLNY
- the metK gene encoding methionine adenosyltransferase — encoded protein: MQGNYLFSSESVTEGHPDKICDKVSDAVLDAALLQDPNSRVACETATTTDYILLMGEITTNAILNYEKIVRDTIKGIGYVHDDIGFNAETCKVDVKVHAQSPDISQGVTEGQGLFKEQGAGDQGLMFGYAVNETPELMPLPISLAHKLTQYLTRARKTGEIIYLRPDGKSQVTVEYEDNKPKRVVSVTIATQHEERPYEEIKRDVLEKIIKPVCGKYIDENTEFYINATGKFVIGGPNGDAGLTGRKIIVDTYGGMGRHGGGAFSGKDPSKVDRSAAYYCRYVAKNIVASGLADRCEIHVAYTIGVAKPHNITVYSFGTGKLSDKYLSKVVETVFDFRPAAIIKELDLKKPWYKETAAYGHFGRNEFPWEQLNKVEELKYAAKTFFN
- a CDS encoding peptidylprolyl isomerase, producing MELNNCFDDYKKKKFKLKYGRIIFLLLLVVSVVLVSKNYTGAVVYDNTGLAASFGDHKITLEELNQKYDPLSDYYQALNITKEDVLNRMIEEFLLIDAAHAAKFVVTEDELIKVLQTIKDELAMNDSEFGNYLIEQGLKLEQFLVSLKNKLLIDSFLEKTLFSNFSISELDLKDYYDTNFKFFVQPERVKAKHILIVPEDGKEDEALARITELQERVEAGEDFTELARKYSEEPNAVNGGELGIFGRYGMDENFTKVAFSTPVGQVSGPVLTKFGYHIILVEDKFPEEVARFDEIKEQLKSAIEGEKRNQIFLIYITQLKAQSNVEIYLEE
- a CDS encoding CBS domain-containing protein — encoded protein: MQNISEIKRLRKSLNLTQKELANKAQVSQSLIAKIEADKIDPTYSKTMQIFNALNNIIIKEKIQIKDIMQKEIISIKPETLILETIQIMKNYQISQMPIVSNHPIGLITESILLEKLSTINTDKLSKIKVREIMDECPPIISPECPIELVTNLLKHYPMILIKDKEKLSGLITKADILNAFSKK